In a genomic window of Scyliorhinus torazame isolate Kashiwa2021f chromosome 5, sScyTor2.1, whole genome shotgun sequence:
- the LOC140422584 gene encoding LOW QUALITY PROTEIN: gap junction alpha-5 protein-like (The sequence of the model RefSeq protein was modified relative to this genomic sequence to represent the inferred CDS: inserted 2 bases in 1 codon) translates to MGDWSFLSKILEQVHEHSTAVGKVWLTVLFIFRMLVLGAAAESAWGDEQSGFTCNTRQPGCETLCYDRAFPISHIRYWVLQIVFVSTPSLVYIGHALHAARMGRKRSLRSGGGGRPEVGPKAGEAAGGGGIRGALLHTYVGSIVARCVLEIAFLAGQYLLYGTFLQAMYKCDRWPCPNPTDCFVSRPTEKNIFIAFMVTVAGVSLLLGLAELYHLGWRKLRXRRRRPPPEQREQLTITP, encoded by the exons ATGGGCGATTGGTCCTTTCTCTCGAAGATCCTGGAGCAGGTGCACGAGCACTCCACGGCAGTGGGCAAGGTGTGGCTGACGGTGCTCTTCATCTTCCGCATGCTGGTGCTGGGGGCGGCGGCCGAGTCGGCCTGGGGCGACGAGCAGTCGGGCTTCACCTGCAACACCCGCCAGCCTGGCTGCGAGACCCTGTGCTATGACCGGGCCTTCCCCATCTCCCACATCCGCTACTGGGTGCTCCAGATTGTCTTCGTCTCCACCCCGTCGCTCGTCTACATCGGTCACGCGCTCCACGCCGCGCGGATGGGGCGGAAACGGAGCCTGCGGTCGGGCGGCGGGGGGAGGCCCGAGGTCGGGCCTAAGGCCGGGGAGGCCGCCGGCGGCGGGGGAATCCGGGGCGCCCTCCTCCACACCTACGTCGGCAGCATTGTGGCCCGCTGCGTGCTGGAGATCGCCTTCCTGGCGGGGCAGTACCTCCTCTACGGGACCTTCCTGCAGGCCATGTACAAGTGTGACCGCTGGCCGTGCCCCAACCCCACTGACTGCTTCGTCTCCCGCCCGACCGAGAAAAACATCTTCATCGCCTTCATGGTGACCGTGGCCGGGGTCTCCCTCCTCCTGGGCCTGGCCGAGCTCTACCACCTGGGCTGGCGCAagctccg ccgccgccgccgccccccccc